In a single window of the Rhodamnia argentea isolate NSW1041297 chromosome 2, ASM2092103v1, whole genome shotgun sequence genome:
- the LOC115738787 gene encoding chlorophyll a-b binding protein 7, chloroplastic isoform X1, translated as MAVLRSPVSPPSLASSFAFASPPHALPAHLAPPRWRWTRLPKSASVCKASWQELAGVLVFSAIPFTAVKAIANSPLGESLQRRMEERKKFAVENSSQFRALAEKARKESPWYGEDRPQWLGPIPYDYPAYLTGEYPGDYGFDIAGLARDPTAFEKYFNFEILHARWAMLAALGALVPEVLDIVGTFHFVEPVWWRVGYSKLKGDTLDYLGIPGLHLAGSQGVIVIAICQALLMVGPEYARYCGIEALEPLGIYLPGDINYPGGALFDPLNLSKDPATFEELKVKEIKNGRLAMVAWLGFYVQAALTGKGPIQNLLEHISDPLRNNLFSVLKWM; from the exons atggccgtgCTTCGATCCCCTGTTTCGCCTCCTTCTCTAGCGTCCTCCTTCGCTTTCGCGTCACCTCCACACGCACTGCCCGCTCATCTGGCTCCTCCGAGGTGGCGATGGACGCGGCTCCCCAAGTCTGCCTCCGTCTGCAAAGCGTCGTGGCAAGAG CTCGCCGGCGTTTTGGTGTTCTCGGCGATTCCTTTTACGGCGGTGAAGGCGATCGCCAACAGTCCGTTGGGGGAATCGTTGCAGAGACGGATGGAGGAGAGGAAGAAGTTCGCGGTTGAGAACTCGTCGCAGTTCCGGGCGCTCGCTGAGAAGGCGAGGAAAGAGAG TCCATGGTACGGAGAAGACCGTCCTCAGTGGCTTGGGCCAATCCCATATGATTATCCAGCATATCTTACTGGTGAATATCCTGGCGATTATGGGTTTGACATTGCAGGTCTTGCCAGGGATCCCACTGCTTTTGAGAAGTACTTCAA CTTCGAGATACTGCATGCACGCTGGGCTATGCTTGCAGCACTTGGTGCTCTTGTTCCTGAAGTATTAGACATAGTGGGAACATTTCACTTTGTAGAACCTGTCTGGTGGCGAGTTGGCTACTCAAAGCTGAAG GGCGATACACTGGACTACTTGGGGATACCCGGACTTCATTTAGCTGGAAGCCAGGGAGTGATAGTGATAGCTATATGCCAGGCCCTTTTAATG GTTGGACCAGAATATGCAAGGTACTGTGGCATTGAAGCTTTGGAGCCTCTAGGAATTTACTTGCCAGGCGATATTAATTATCCTGGTGGAGCCCTTTTTGACCCCTTGAACTTGTCCAAGGACCCCGCGACTTTTGAGGAGCTCAAGgtgaaagaaataaagaacgGGCGCTTGGCTATGGTTGCGTGGTTAGGTTTTTACGTCCAAGCAGCTTTGACAGGTAAAGGCCCCATACAGAACCTGCTCGAGCATATCTCAGATCCATTACGCAATAATCTTTTCTCGGTGCTTAAATGGATGTAA
- the LOC115738788 gene encoding calvin cycle protein CP12-3, chloroplastic, protein MKLIETVAMASFASVVAIDGPARGAIPSPSSRSLRSGLSFCPRVVSLPAARGVGRGRNAAALAARAMAPAKYEGTRARERRLAEMIEEKVREAREVCEGDARSDGCKVAWDEVEEVSRAKADLRLRLEKQDPLEPFCEQNPETDECRVHED, encoded by the coding sequence ATGAAATTGATCGAGACAGTCGCAATGGCGTCCTTCGCTTCTGTGGTCGCTATCGACGGGCCAGCAAGAGGCGCGATCCCGTCGCCGTCGTCGCGCTCTCTGAGATCTGGCCTCTCCTTTTGCCCCCGCGTCGTCTCACTCCCCGCCGCGAGGGGCGTCGGCCGCGGCAGAAACGCCGCCGCGCTCGCGGCGAGGGCGATGGCGCCGGCGAAGTACGAGGGCACGCGCGCGAGGGAGAGGCGCCTGGCGGAGATGATAGAGGAGAAGGTGAGGGAGGCGAGGGAGGTCTGCGAAGGGGACGCGAGGTCCGACGGGTGCAAGGTGGCGTGGGACGAGGTGGAGGAGGTGAGCCGGGCGAAGGCCGATCTCAGGCTCAGGCTGGAGAAGCAGGACCCTCTCGAGCCCTTCTGCGAGCAGAATCCCGAGACGGACGAGTGCCGCGTCCACGAAGATTGA
- the LOC115738703 gene encoding bZIP transcription factor 60-like, whose amino-acid sequence MENLELHMDDDVMSHIDLDLFFDDLPEAGDVLGACSSTNTSSPDSGLSWMDEIENILMKDDEGDGVGGGMRAESSQEFCDGFLADVLVDSPGDGCGEIVDVSSDKEEPGSSDHGGVEAAKAGEANDGDEASDPASKKLRRQLRNRDAAIRSRERKKVYVKDLEVKSKYLEGECRRLGRLLQCVMAENQALRLSLQNSACGANVAKQESAVLSEPLPLGSLFWFLCITCLFTLPAPLLLALEAVLRENAGKGNLKPLARTRGARSEMFGSCGVQTRDKSRKYKASRTKMKTRFLLPWVSA is encoded by the exons ATGGAGAACCTGGAGTTGCATATGGACGACGACGTGATGTCTCACATCGATCTCGATCTTTTCTTCGACGACCTCCCGGAGGCCGGCGATGTGCTCGGCGCTTGCTCGTCGACGAATACGTCGTCTCCGGACTCGGGGCTCTCGTGGATGGACGAGATCGAGAACATTCTGATGAAGGACGACGAGGGCGACGGAGTTGGGGGCGGGATGAGGGCCGAATCGAGCCAGGAGTTCTGCGATGGATTCCTCGCCGACGTGCTCGTTGACTCTCCTGGGGATGGATGCGGTGAGATAGTCGACGTGTCCAGCGACAAGGAGGAGCCGGGCTCGTCGGATCACGGTGGAGTCGAGGCTGCGAAGGCTGGTGAGGCTAACGATGGCGATGAAGCCAGCGATCCTGCGTCTAAGAAGCTCAGGAG GCAGCTGAGAAACAGGGATGCCGCTATCAGgtcaagagagaggaagaaagtgTATGTGAAAGATCTGGAGGTGAAGAGCAAATATCTAGAGGGGGAATGTAGGAGGCTTGGGAGGTTACTTCAGTGCGTTATGGCTGAAAACCAAGCTCTGCGTCTTAGTTTGCAGAACAGTGCATGTGGTGCTAATGTGGCCAAGCAGGAGTCTGCCGTGCTCTCGG AACCCCTGCCGCTGGGTTCCCTGTTTTGGTTCCTATGCATCACATGCCTATTTACCCTGCCGGCGCCACTCCTGTTGGCACTGGAAGCAGTGTTGCGGGAAAACGCAGGAAAGGGAAATCTGAAACCTCTGGCTCGAACAAGAGGAGCAAGAAGTGAGATGTTTGGATCCTGTGGGGTACAAACCCGTGACAAGAGCAGAAAATACAAAGCATCGAGGACAAAGATGAAGACAAGATTTTTGTTGCCCTGGGTTTCGGCATAG
- the LOC115738787 gene encoding chlorophyll a-b binding protein 7, chloroplastic isoform X2 has protein sequence MAVLRSPVSPPSLASSFAFASPPHALPAHLAPPRWRWTRLPKSASVCKASWQELAGVLVFSAIPFTAVKAIANSPLGESLQRRMEERKKFAVENSSQFRALAEKARKESPWYGEDRPQWLGPIPYDYPAYLTGEYPGDYGFEKYFNFEILHARWAMLAALGALVPEVLDIVGTFHFVEPVWWRVGYSKLKGDTLDYLGIPGLHLAGSQGVIVIAICQALLMVGPEYARYCGIEALEPLGIYLPGDINYPGGALFDPLNLSKDPATFEELKVKEIKNGRLAMVAWLGFYVQAALTGKGPIQNLLEHISDPLRNNLFSVLKWM, from the exons atggccgtgCTTCGATCCCCTGTTTCGCCTCCTTCTCTAGCGTCCTCCTTCGCTTTCGCGTCACCTCCACACGCACTGCCCGCTCATCTGGCTCCTCCGAGGTGGCGATGGACGCGGCTCCCCAAGTCTGCCTCCGTCTGCAAAGCGTCGTGGCAAGAG CTCGCCGGCGTTTTGGTGTTCTCGGCGATTCCTTTTACGGCGGTGAAGGCGATCGCCAACAGTCCGTTGGGGGAATCGTTGCAGAGACGGATGGAGGAGAGGAAGAAGTTCGCGGTTGAGAACTCGTCGCAGTTCCGGGCGCTCGCTGAGAAGGCGAGGAAAGAGAG TCCATGGTACGGAGAAGACCGTCCTCAGTGGCTTGGGCCAATCCCATATGATTATCCAGCATATCTTACTGGTGAATATCCTGGCGATTATGGG TTTGAGAAGTACTTCAA CTTCGAGATACTGCATGCACGCTGGGCTATGCTTGCAGCACTTGGTGCTCTTGTTCCTGAAGTATTAGACATAGTGGGAACATTTCACTTTGTAGAACCTGTCTGGTGGCGAGTTGGCTACTCAAAGCTGAAG GGCGATACACTGGACTACTTGGGGATACCCGGACTTCATTTAGCTGGAAGCCAGGGAGTGATAGTGATAGCTATATGCCAGGCCCTTTTAATG GTTGGACCAGAATATGCAAGGTACTGTGGCATTGAAGCTTTGGAGCCTCTAGGAATTTACTTGCCAGGCGATATTAATTATCCTGGTGGAGCCCTTTTTGACCCCTTGAACTTGTCCAAGGACCCCGCGACTTTTGAGGAGCTCAAGgtgaaagaaataaagaacgGGCGCTTGGCTATGGTTGCGTGGTTAGGTTTTTACGTCCAAGCAGCTTTGACAGGTAAAGGCCCCATACAGAACCTGCTCGAGCATATCTCAGATCCATTACGCAATAATCTTTTCTCGGTGCTTAAATGGATGTAA
- the LOC115738786 gene encoding DExH-box ATP-dependent RNA helicase DExH12-like, producing the protein MAHLGGGAEAHARFKQYEYRANSSLVLTTDTRPRDTHEPTGEPESLWGKIDPRSFGDRAYRGRPPELDEKLQKAKRKKKERDSLSEPAPRQAKRRRLREESVLTSTEEGVYQPKTKETRAAYEAMLSVIQQQLGGQPLNIVSGAADEILAVLKNDTFKNPDKKKEIEKLLNPIPNPVFDQLVSIGRLITDYQDTSDAAGSAVANGDEALDDDVGVAVEFEENEDDDEESDLDMVQEDEEEDEDVAEPNSSSAMQMGAGIDDDDMQEASEGMSLNVQDIDAYWLQRKISQAYEQQIDPQQCQKLAEEVLKILAEGDAREVETKLLLHLQFDKFRLIKFLLRNRLKIVWCTRLARAEDQDDRKKIEEEMMGLGPELAAIVEQLHATRATAKERQKNLEKSIREEARRLKDESAGDEDTGRRGMVDRDAEGSWLKGQRQLLDLDNLAFEQGGLLMANRRTDLPVGSFKHLSKGYEEVHVPVLKAKPDPNEKLVKISALPDWAQPAFKGMQQLNRVQSKVYETALFSAENILLCAPTGAGKTNVAVLTILQQIALNRNPDGSFNHSNYKIVYVAPMKALVAEVVGNLSNRLQEYDVKVRELSGDQSLTRQQIEETQIIVTTPEKWDIITRKSGDRTYTQLVKLLIIDEIHLLHDNRGPVLESIVARTVRQIETTKEHIRLVGLSATLPNYEDVALFLHVDVNNGLFYFDNSYRPVPLSQQYIGITVRKPLQRFQLMNDVCYEKVVAAAGKHQVLIFVHSRKETAKTARAIRDSALANDTLGRFLKEDGVSREILQSHTDIVKSNDLKDLLPYGFAIHHAGMARADRQLVEDLFADGHVQVLVSTATLAWGVNLPAHTVIIKGTQIYNPEKGAWTELSPLDVMQMLGRAGRPQYDTCGEGIIITGHSELQYYLSLMNQQLPIESQFVSKLADQLNAEIVLGTVQNAREACNWIGYTYLYIRMLRNPTLYGLAPDVLTNDITLEERRADLIHTAASILDRNNLVKYDRKSGYFQVTDLGRIASYYYITHGTISTYNEHLKPTMGDIELCRLFSLSEEFKYVTVRQDEKMELAKLLDRVPIPVKESLEEPSAKINVLLQAYISQLKLEGLSLTSDMVFITQSAGRLLRSLFEIVLKRGWAQLAEKALNLCKMVNRRMWSVQTPLRQFAGIPNEILSKLEKKDLAWERYYDLSSQELGELIRAPKQGRMLHKFIHQFPKLNLAAHVLPITRSVLRVELAITPDFQWEDKVHGYVEPFWVIVEDNDGEYILHHEYFMLKKQYIDEDHTLNFTVPIYEPLPPQYFIRVVSDRWLGSQTVLPVSFRHLILPEKYPPPTELLDLQPLPVTALRNPSYEALYKDFKNFNPVQTQVFTVLYNTDDNVLVAAPTGSGKTICAEFAILRNHQKGPDSIMRVVYIAPMEALAKERFRDWNSKFGRDGLGMKVVELTGETATDLKLLEKGQIIISTPEKWDALSRRWKQRKHVQQVSLFIIDELHLIGGQGGPVLEVVVSRMRYIASLENKIRIVALSTSLANAKDLGEWIGATSHGLFNFPPNVRPAPLEIHIQGVDIANFEARMQAMTKPTYTAIVQHAKNGKPALVFVPTRKHVRLTAVDLMTYSSAEGGDNPPFLLCSFEDVETFIDSISEETLRTTLRHGVGYLHEGLSSLDQQVVTKLFEAGRLQVCVMSSSMCWGVPLSAYLVVVMGTQYYDGRENAHTDYPVTDLLQMMGRASRPLIDNSGKCVILCHAPRKEYYKKFLYEAFPVESHLQHFLHDNLNSEIVAGVIENKQDAVDYLTWTFMYRRLTQNPNYYNLQGVSHRHLSDHLSELVENTLNDLEASKCVLVEDDTDLSPLNLGMIASYYYISYTTIERFSTSLTSKTKMKGLLEILSSASEYAQLPIRPGEEDAVRRLIHHQRFSFENPKATDPHMKANALLQAHFSRQPLGGNLASDQREVLLSASRLLQAMVDVISSSGWLSLALLAMEVSQMVTQGMWERDSMLLQLPHFTKDLAKKCLENPGKTIETVFDLLEMEDVERQELLQMSDSQLLDIARFCNRFPNIDLTYEVLNDDSVGAGDDITLQVTLERDMEGRTEVGPVDAPRYPKAKEEGWWLVVGDTRTNQLLAIKRVSLQRKSKVKLEFTAPPEAGKKTYSLYFMCDSYLGCDQEYNFTVDVGEPMAADEE; encoded by the exons ATGGCGCATCTGGGAGGAGGTGCCGAGGCGCACGCTCGCTTCAAGCAGTACGAGTACAGGGCCAACTCGAGTCTGGTCTTGACGACCGATACGCGGCCCCGCGACACCCATGAGCCCACCGGCGAGCCCGAGTCTCTGTGGGGGAAGATCGATCCTAGGAGCTTCGGCGACCGGGCGTACCGAGGTAGGCCCCCGGAGCTCGATGAGAAGCTCCAGAAGGctaagaggaagaagaaggagcggGACTCGCTCTCGGAGCCCGCCCCTAGGCAGGCCAAGAGGCGCCGGCTTCGAGAGGAGAGCGTGTTGACCTCTACGGAAGAAGGGGTTTACCAGCCGAAGACGAAAGAGACTAGGGCTGCATACGAGGCGATGCTCAGTGTTATTCAGCAGCAGTTGGGTGGGCAGCCATTGAATATAGTTAGTGGTGcagcagatgaaattttggccGTGTTGAAGAATGATACGTTCAAAAATCCTGATAAGAAGAAGGAGATTGAGAAGTTGTTGAACCCTATTCCAAACCCTGTTTTTGATCAGCTCGTTTCAATTGGGAGGCTTATCACTGATTACCAAGACACGAGTGATGCCGCTGGGTCTGCTGTGGCTAATGGGGATGAGGCACTTGATGATGATGTGGGTGTTGCAGTTGAGTTTGAAGAGAATGAAGATGACGACGAGGAGAGTGATCTCGATATGGTCCAGGAGGACGAAGAGGAGGACGAAGATGTTGCAGAACCAAACAGTTCTTCGGCCATGCAGATGGGTGCTGggatagatgatgatgatatgcAGGAAGCTAGTGAGGGCATGAGCTTGAATGTTCAGGACATTGATGCTTATTGGCTTCAAAGAAAGATTTCTCAGGCTTATGAACAGCAGATTGATCCCCAGCAGTGTCAGAAGCTTGCAGAGGAGGTGCTGAAGATACTTGCTGAAGGGGATGCTAGGGAGGTTGAGACCAAGCTATTGTTGCATCTTCAGTTTGATAAGTTCAGACTCATTAAGTTTTTATTGCGGAATAGGTTGAAGATCGTCTGGTGCACCCGTTTGGCTAGGGCTGAAGACCAAGATGACCGGaagaagattgaagaagaaatgatggGTTTGGGACCGGAGTTGGCTGCAATAGTGGAACAGTTGCATGCCACAAGAGCTACTGCAAAAGAGaggcaaaagaatttggagaagaGTATTAGGGAAGAGGCTCGTCGTTTGAAGGATGAGAGTGCTGGAGATGAAGATACAGGTCGGAGAGGTATGGTTGATAGGGATGCGGAAGGTAGTTGGTTAAAGGGACAGCGTCAGTTACTCGACCTCGACAACCTTGCTTTTGAGCAAGGTGGCCTTTTGATGGCAAATAGAAGGACCGATCTTCCTGTTGGCTCCTTCAAGCATCTCAGCAAAGGATATGAAGAAGTTCATGTGCCAGTGTTGAAAGCTAAACCAGATCCCAATGAGAAGCTTGTTAAAATATCTGCCTTGCCTGATTGGGCACAACCTGCTTTCAAAGGGATGCAACAGCTGAACCGTGTTCAAAGCAAAGTCTACGAGACTGCTCTTTTTAGTGCAGAGAACATCCTCTTGTGTGCTCCTACTGGAGCTGGGAAAACTAATGTAGCCGTGCTGACCATACTCCAGCAAATCGCTTTGAACAGGAATCCAGATGGATCATTTAATCACAGCAACTATAAGATTGTTTATGTGGCACCTATGAAAGCACTTGTTGCCGAAGTTGTTGGTAATCTGTCTAACCGTTTGCAAGAGTATGATGTCAAGGTGAGGGAGTTGAGTGGTGACCAGTCATTGACTCGTCAGCAAATCGAAGAGACTCAGATCATCGTCACGACCCCTGAGAAGTGGGATATCATTACTCGAAAATCGGGAGATCGTACCTACACGCAGCTTGTGAAGCTTTTGATCATTGATGAGATTCATCTCCTCCATGATAATAGAGGACCCGTACTTGAGAGCATTGTTGCCAGAACTGTCAGACAAATTGAAACCACAAAAGAGCACATTCGATTGGTGGGATTGTCAGCTACATTGCCCAATTATGAGGATGTTGCGTTGTTCTTGCATGTAGATGTTAACAACGGActattttattttgataataGTTACAGACCTGTCCCTCTTTCCCAGCAGTATATCGGAATAACAGTCAGGAAGCCGCTGCAGAGGTTTCAGTTGATGAATGACGTGTGCTATGAAAAGGTAGTAGCTGCGGCAGGGAAGCATCAAGTTCTTATTTTTGTCCACTCCAGGAAGGAAACAGCCAAAACTGCTCGAGCTATAAGAGATTCTGCACTCGCTAATGATACTCTTGGTAGATTCTTGAAAGAGGATGGTGTGAGCCGCGAAATTCTACAAAGTCACACTGACATCGTCAAGAGCAATGATCTTAAGGACCTCCTGCCTTACGGTTTTGCCATTCATCATGCTGGCATGGCGAGGGCAGATAGGCAACTTGTTGAGGATCTCTTCGCTGATGGTCATGtgcaggttttggtttcaacaGCAACTCTTGCTTGGGGTGTCAACTTACCTGCACACACTGTGATCATCAAGGGAACACAGATATACAATCCAGAGAAGGGAGCATGGACCGAATTGAGTCCGCTGGATGTTATGCAGATGCTGGGTCGAGCAGGACGACCTCAGTACGATACCTGCGGTGAAGGAATAATCATCACTGGCCATAGTGAACTACAATACTATCTGTCTTTGATGAATCAGCAGCTACCTATAGAAAGTCAGTTTGTCTCCAAATTGGCTGATCAGTTGAATGCCGAAATTGTTCTTGGGACTGTTCAGAATGCTAGAGAAGCATGCAACTGGATTGGCTACACATACTTGTATATCCGTATGCTGCGGAATCCTACACTATATGGTCTAGCGCCAGATGTTCTCACTAATGATATTACGCTGGAGGAGAGAAGGGCTGATTTG ATTCATACTGCTGCTAGCATCCTGGATAGGAATAATTTGGTCAAGTATGATAGGAAAAGCGGATACTTCCAGGTTACTGACTTGGGTCGCATAGCTAGTTACTATTACATAACACATGGGACAATATCCACGTATAATGAACACTTGAAGCCGACAATGGGGGATATTGAGTTATGTCGGTTGTTCTCACTGAGTGAAGAATTTAAGTATGTGACAGTGAGACAGGATGAGAAGATGGAGCTAGCGAAGCTTTTGGATCGAGTTCCCATACCTGTGAAAGAAAGTCTGGAGGAGCCTAGTGCCAAGATCAATGTCTTGCTTCAAGCATACATATCTCAGCTAAAGCTTGAAGGGCTTTCATTGACTTCAGATATGGTTTTCATAACTCAG agTGCTGGACGTCTTCTGCGATCTCTTTTTGAGATTGTCCTTAAAAGGGGATGGGCACAGTTGGCTGAGAAGGCTCTGAACCTCTGCAAAATGGTCAACAGGAGGATGTGGAGTGTCCAAACACCACTTCGTCAATTTGCTGGGATTCCTAATGAGATTCTTTCAAAGTTGGAGAAGAAGGATTTAGCCTGGGAAAGGTACTATGACCTCTCTTCGCAAGAGTTAGGAGAGCTAATTCGTGCACCAAAGCAGGGAAGAATGTTGCATAAGTTTATCCACCAATTCCCAAAATTGAACCTTGCAGCACATGTTCTGCCAATTACTCGATCTGTCTTGAGAGTTGAACTCGCAATTACACCAGACTTTCAGTGGGAGGACAAAGTTCATGGGTATGTGGAACCATTTTGGGTGATTGTGGAGGACAATGATGGAGAATACATTCTTCATCATGAATACTTTATGCTGAAGAAGCAGTACATTGATGAAGACCACACTCTGAATTTCACGGTTCCAATCTATGAACCTTTGCCACCTCAGTACTTCATTCGTGTTGTGTCAGATAGGTGGCTGGGGTCACAAACTGTTTTGCCTGTTTCCTTCAGGCATCTTATTTTACCGGAAAAGTATCCTCCACCAACAGAGTTACTGGACTTACAACCACTGCCTGTGACTGCTTTAAGAAACCCATCGTATGAAGCCTTGTATAAGGACTTCAAGAATTTCAATCCTGTTCAAACTCAGGTCTTCACCGTGCTCTACAACACAGATGACAATGTCCTTGTTGCTGCCCCGACTGGGAGTGGAAAGACCATATGTGCAGAGTTTGCTATCTTAAGAAATCACCAGAAAGGACCTGATAGTATCATGCGTGTTGTTTATATTGCTCCTATGGAAGCTCTGGCCAAAGAACGCTTCCGAGATTGGAATAGCAAGTTTGGGAGGGATGGTCTTGGGATGAAGGTGGTTGAACTAACTGGGGAAACTGCAACAGACTTGAAATTGCTTGAGAAGGGTCAGATTATCATCAGCACTCCAGAGAAGTGGGATGCCTTATCTCGTAGATGGAAGCAGCGGAAGCATGTTCAACAGGTTAGTCTTTTTATAATTGACGAACTCCACTTGATTGGGGGTCAAGGTGGTCCGGTATTGGAGGTGGTCGTCTCTAGGATGAGATATATAGCAAGTCTGGAGAACAAGATTCGAATTGTGGCTCTGTCTACTTCACTCGCGAATGCAAAGGATCTTGGTGAATGGATTGGCGCCACTTCCCATGGTCTTTTCAACTTCCCACCCAATGTCCGCCCTGCTCCCTTGGAGATTCACATCCAAGGAGTGGACATTGCTAATTTTGAGGCAAGGATGCAAGCAATGACGAAACCGACATACACAGCAATTGTACAGCATGCCAAGAATGGGAAGCCTGCTCTAGTGTTTGTTCCCACGAGAAAGCATGTCCGACTTACTGCGGTGGACTTGATGACTTATTCAAGTGCAGAAGGGGGGGACAATCCTCCATTTTTACTTTGCTCCTTTGAAGATGTGGAGACTTTTATTGACAGCATTAGTGAAGAAACGTTGAGGACCACCTTGCGACATGGGGTTGGCTATTTGCACGAGGGGTTGTCTAGTCTTGACCAACAGGTGGTCACAAAGCTCTTTGAAGCTGGTCGTCTTCAGGTTTGTGTCATGAGCAGTTCCATGTGTTGGGGAGTGCCCTTATCAGCGTACTTGGTAGTGGTCATGGGAACACAATACTATGATGGGCGGGAGAACGCACACACAGATTACCCTGTCACAGATCTTTTGCAGATGATGGGTCGTGCTAGCCGGCCATTGATAGATAATTCCGGAAAATGTGTTATCCTTTGCCATGCGCCTCGGAAGGAGTACTACAAGAAATTCTTGTACGAGGCTTTCCCTGTGGAGAGCCATTTGCAGCACTTCCTGCACGATAATCTGAACTCAGAAATTGTTGCAGGAGTTATTGAGAACAAGCAGGATGCCGTGGATTACCTGACTTGGACTTTCATGTACAGGAGGCTGACGCAAAACCCAAATTACTACAATCTACAGGGGGTGAGCCATAGGCATCTGTCCGATCACCTCTCCGAGCTTGTGGAGAATACTTTGAACGACCTGGAAGCTAGTAAATGTGTCCTTGTTGAGGATGATACGGACCTTTCTCCTTTAAATCTTGGCATGATAGCATCATACTACTATATCAGTTATACTACAATTGAGCGGTTCAGTACTTCCTTGACTTCTAAAACAAAGATGAAGGGTCTTCTGGAGATTCTGTCGTCTGCTTCAGAATATGCACAACTCCCCATTCGACCGGGAGAGGAGGATGCTGTTCGGAGGCTTATTCACCACCAGAGGTTTTCCTTTGAAAACCCCAAAGCCACGGACCCACATATGAAGGCCAACGCCTTGCTTCAGGCCCACTTCTCGAGGCAGCCTCTGGGTGGCAATTTGGCGTCGGATCAACGGGAGGTCCTCCTTTCTGCTAGCAGGTTGCTTCAGGCGATGGTGGATGTTATATCAAGTAGTGGGTGGCTGAGCCTTGCGCTTCTTGCAATGGAAGTAAGCCAGATGGTGACACAAGGCATGTGGGAGCGCGATTCGATGCTTCTACAGCTCCCGCATTTCACCAAGGATCTGGCCAAGAAATGCCTGGAGAACCCTGGGAAGACTATAGAGACCGTGTTTGATCTGCTGGAGATGGAAGATGTGGAGAGGCAAGAGCTACTTCAGATGTCGGACTCCCAGCTGCTGGACATTGCAAGGTTTTGCAACCGTTTCCCCAACATTGACCTCACCTATGAGGTACTCAATGACGACAGTGTTGGTGCTGGGGACGACATAACGCTGCAAGTGACGCTCGAAAGGGACATGGAGGGGAGAACTGAGGTGGGCCCAGTCGATGCCCCTAGGTATCCCAAAGCCAAGGAAGAAGGGTGGTGGCTCGTCGTTGGTGACACGAGGACCAACCAGTTGCTTGCCATCAAGAGGGTGTCCCTTCAGAGGAAGTCCAAGGTTAAGCTCGAATTCACCGCTCCTCCAGAAGCCGGAAAGAAGACGTACAGCTTGTACTTCATGTGCGACTCGTACCTGGGCTGCGACCAGGAGTACAATTTCACGGTCGACGTAGGTGAACCAATGGCTGCTGATGAAGAGTGA